In Nicotiana tabacum cultivar K326 chromosome 19, ASM71507v2, whole genome shotgun sequence, one DNA window encodes the following:
- the LOC107802560 gene encoding pentatricopeptide repeat-containing protein At3g62470, mitochondrial-like has translation MANSSTAPPPSWMINKPQGYEEDLENNSKCSFLLEKLSLINPRKCWPLLPKGCSYITNIHPNLKCSKLNCRQLSTTVLPRSTSFYAFQQKLSFCNPKKIWPFWSRGCFNLTGSHPNVNLLKLSCRGICSYVDNDGELESDNDVESESDERVESKADPKEVDRVCKVIDELFSLDRNMEAVLDECGINLSHDLVVDVLERFKHARKPAFRFFCWAAQRPGYAHDSRTYNAMMAILGKTRQFETMVSVLEEMGEKGLLTMETFLISLKAFAAAKERKKAIGIFELMKKYKFKVGVETINCLLDALGRAKLGKEAQLLFEKLEHRFTPNIQTYTVLLNGWCRVKNLMDAGKVWNEMIDKGFKPDIVAHNTMLEGLFKCKKRSDAIKLFEVMKAKGPSPNARSYTILIRDLCKQGKMDEAIDYFEEMLSSGSEADAAIFTCLVTGFGNQRKMDKVFALLKEMKEKGCPPDARLYNALIKLMINRRMPDDAVSLYKKMIRNGIQPTIHTYNMLMKSFFMTKNYDMGHATWEEMSLRGCCPDENSYTVFIGGLIGQGRSMEACKYLEEMIDKGMKAPQLDYNKFAADFSRAGRPDIMDELAKRMKFSGKFEVSSLFARWAEMMKSKA, from the exons ATGGCCAACTCCTCAACAGCGCCGCCACCCAGTTGGATGATCAACAAGCCACAAGGCTACGAAGAAGATTTGGAGAACAACAGCAAGTGTTCCTTCTTGCTG GAAAAGTTGTCATTGATTAATCCCAGAAAATGTTGGCCTCTTTTGCCAAAAGGGTGTTCTTATATTACCAATATTCATCCAAATTTGAAGTGTTCGAAGTTGAACTGTAGGCAGTTGAGTACAACTGTTTTGCCACGCTCCACTTCATTCTATGCTTTTCAACAAAAGCTGTCATTTTGTAATCCCAAAAAGATTTGGCCTTTTTGGTCAAGAGGGTGTTTTAATTTAACTGGTAGTCATCCAAATGTGAACCTTTTGAAGTTGAGTTGTAGGGGAATCTGTAGTTATGTAGATAATGATGGTGAATTAGAAAGTGATAATGATGTTGAGAGTGAGAGTGATGAGAGGGTGGAGTCGAAGGCGGATCCTAAAGAGGTGGATAGGGTGTGTAAGGTTATTGATGAGTTGTTTTCGTTGGATCGGAATATGGAGGCTGTTTTGGATGAATGTGGGATCAACTTGAGCCATGATTTGGTAGTGGATGTGTTGGAGAGGTTCAAGCATGCTAGAAAACCAGCATTCAGATTCTTTTGTTGGGCGGCTCAAAGGCCAGGGTATGCTCATGATTCAAGAACTTATAATGCAATGATGGCAATACTTGGAAAGACGAGGCAGTTTGAGACCATGGTCTCGGTTCTtgaagaaatgggggaaaagggTTTGCTTACGATGGAGACATTTTTGATCTCCCTGAAAGCATTTGCTGCAGCAAAAGAGCGTAAGAAAGCTATTGggatttttgagttgatgaagaAATACAAGTTTAAAGTTGGGGTGGAGACTATCAATTGTTTACTTGATGCCCTGGGAAGGGCAAAGCTTGGAAAAGAAGCACAGTTATTGTTTGAGAAATTGGAGCATAGATTTACACCAAATATACAAACATATACAGTTTTGCTCAATGGTTGGTGTAGGGTAAAGAATCTGATGGATGCTGGTAAAGTATGGAATGAGATGATTGATAAGGGATTTAAGCCTGATATTGTCGCCCATAACACAATGCTGGAGGGTCTGTTTAAGTGTAAAAAGAGGTCTGATGCGATCAAGCTGTTTGAGGTTATGAAAGCCAAGGGTCCATCACCCAATGCAAGAAGTTATACAATCTTGATACGAGACTTGTGTAAGCAGGGGAAGATGGATGAAGCCATTGACTACTTTGAGGAAATGCTTAGTTCCGGAAGTGAGGCGGATGCTGCAATTTTTACCTGTTTGGTAACAGGCTTTGGAAATCAAAGGAAGATGGATAAAGTCTTTGCATTGCTGAAGGAGATGAAGGAAAAAGGATGCCCACCTGATGCGCGACTGTATAATGCGCTGATCAAATTAATGATAAATCGACGAATGCCAGATGATGCAGTTAGTTTATATAAAAAGatgatccggaatggaattcaaCCAACTATTCACACTTACAATATGTTGATGAAATCATTCTTCATGACAAAGAACTATGACATGGGTCATGCAACTTGGGAGGAGATGAGTCTGAGGGGTTGCTGTCCTGATGAAAATTCTTACACTGTTTTCATTGGAGGGCTTATAGGGCAAGGGCGATCTATGGAGGCTTGTAAATACTTGGAGGAAATGATAGACAAAGGCATGAAAGCACCTCAACTTGACTACAATAAATTCGCGGCTGATTTTTCTCGGGCTGGTAGGCCTGATATAATGGATGAGTTGGCTAAGAGGATGAAGTTCTCTGGGAAGTTTGAGGTCTCAAGTCTCTTTGCTAGGTGGGCTGAGATGATGAAGAGTAAAGCGTAG
- the LOC107802559 gene encoding uncharacterized protein LOC107802559, whose translation MGRDVTGLRSADRRPNVKPNGVTVHVAPRIAKESVEAKDYEAEDHTAKGTHVEESHEKQDVLSVKSTNCEPDTTEGKITKTEAVKSSDKKLGSPLKPDSDSSAVTESLAPPVMNSSGNESENHENGTQTVDAGSNCSSKSNDLHSSMTSKKFHQNSPMMSRKLRIQDEDDNWSLASSTAASVRTVKSKITVPVAPSFKCSERSERRREYYTKLEEKHKALEAEKHEYAARMKEEEEAAMKQLRKAMVYRANPVPSFYREGPPPKRELKKLPVTRAKSPNLTRRKSCSDAVTPSPEEKKPCAKVRHSIGVYKQGSTTPTTPKSKDRVSARNSNGTPKAKEPTKLVKAKKGSPLKEMKETPIKEIKETPIAESNVTPMNETEEAPVKVTNEASVKEIKEIPASEMKETSHTMTEQLSADTAAES comes from the exons ATGGGGAGGGACGTTACAGGTTTACGTAGTGCTGACAGGAGACCTAATGTTAAGCCAAATGGTGTCACAGTTCATGTTGCCCCCAGAATTGCTAAGGAAAGTGTTGAAGCAAAGGACTATGAGGCAGAGGATCACACTGCAAAAGGCACACACGTGGAGGAATCCCATGAGAAGCAGGATGTACTATCCGTGAAGAGCACCAACTGTGAACCTGATACGACCGAGGGAAAAATTACAAAGACGGAGGCTGTGAAGTCCAGTGACAAGAAGTTGGGCTCACCATTGAAGCCTGACTCTGATTCTTCTGCGGTGACTGAAAGTCTAGCCCCACCAGTCATGAATTCATCAGGAAATGAATCTGAAAATCATGAAAATGGCACTCAGACTGTTGATGCTGGTTCTAACTGTTCATCCAAGTCCAACGATTTGCACTCTTCTATGACTTCAAAAAAATTTCAT CAAAATTCTCCCATGATGTCAAGGAAACTGCGGATTCAGGATGAAGACGATAATTGGTCCTTGGCTTCATC AACTGCAGCTTCTGTGCGGACAGTTAAGTCCAAGATTACTGTTCCTGTAGCTCCATCATTTAAATGTTCTGAACGCTCAGAGAGACGCAGAGAG TATTACACAAAGTTAGAGGAAAAGCACAAAGCTCTGGAGGCAGAGAAACATGAATATGCAGCCAGAATGAAG GAAGAGGAAGAAGCAGCAATGAAGCAGCTTAGAAAGGCAATGGTCTACAGAGCAAATCCAGTTCCTAGTTTTTACCGTGAAGGGCCACCTCCAAAGCGTGAACTTAAAAAG CTGCCAGTGACTCGTGCCAAATCACCAAATCTGACCCGTAGAAAGAGCTGTAGCGATGCAGTCACACCATCTCCCGAAGAAAAGAAACCTTGTGCAAAGGTTCGTCACAGCATTGGTGTTTACAAACAAGGCAGTACTACCCCAACTACTCCCAAGAGTAAAGATCGTGTGAGTGCTCGGAATAGTAATGGAACTCCCAAAGCCAAAGAACCTACCAAATTGGTGAAAGCGAAAAAAGGATCCCCTTTAAAGGAGATGAAGGAAACTCCAATTAAGGAGATAAAGGAAACTCCAATTGCAGAGTCAAATGTAACTCCAATGAATGAGACAGAGGAAGCTCCAGTTAAGGTGACAAACGAAGCTTCTGTTAAGGAGATAAAGGAAATTCCCGCCTCAGAGATGAAGGAAACTTCTCATACAATGACAGAGCAACTGAGTGCGGATACTGCTGCTGAATCATGA